In one window of Bizionia sp. M204 DNA:
- a CDS encoding lipopolysaccharide biosynthesis protein, translating to MGIVTSQSIKNTIITYLGFGLGAINVLFLFTEFISDEYFGLITYIFSTANVMMPILAFGVHNTLIKFYSTYKTRQTQNGFLILMLFLPLAIIIPTAIIGFFAFNGISTWLAGTNVIVVDYVWLIFISAVAFSYFEVFYAWSRVQMQSVFGNFMKEVFHRAGTMILLFCLYLGFIDVEQLIYSITGIYIIRVVIMKLYAFSLRFPSFNMVKIPNLSSVLKYTSLIIIAGSVANVILEVDKFMLNRYVAIEYVAYYGVAIYIASVIGVPSRSMHQIISPLTAKFLNERNRTELDKLYKKSSLSLFIISGFIFLLIILNINELYNFINENYADGILVVFIISLSKLTDSLLGNNNAILFNSDYYRMVLVLGVFLAVLTVLLNMVFIPIYGINGAAFATFLAILLYNIAKLWFVNVKLKMQPFTWNTVKVLVLLLVSLGIFYFWDFPWHPIINIGLKSLLITAFYGTVVYTMHFSEDITQLINNIIKRIKRENPTM from the coding sequence ATGGGAATCGTAACCAGTCAGTCTATAAAAAATACAATTATCACCTATCTAGGTTTTGGATTAGGTGCCATAAATGTGTTGTTTTTATTTACTGAATTTATAAGTGACGAATATTTCGGTTTAATTACTTATATCTTTTCTACAGCCAATGTTATGATGCCTATTTTAGCATTTGGCGTCCACAATACGCTTATAAAATTCTATTCAACTTATAAAACGCGACAAACACAGAATGGATTTTTAATACTCATGTTGTTTTTACCATTAGCAATTATTATTCCCACAGCCATTATTGGTTTTTTTGCTTTTAATGGTATTAGCACATGGTTAGCTGGAACGAATGTCATAGTTGTAGATTATGTTTGGCTCATTTTTATTTCGGCCGTTGCCTTTTCTTATTTTGAAGTGTTTTATGCTTGGTCTCGAGTGCAAATGCAAAGTGTTTTTGGAAATTTCATGAAGGAAGTTTTTCATAGAGCTGGAACCATGATTTTATTGTTCTGCTTGTATCTTGGTTTTATAGATGTTGAGCAACTTATTTATAGTATAACAGGTATTTATATTATTCGTGTGGTTATCATGAAGTTATACGCGTTTAGTTTGCGGTTTCCGTCCTTTAACATGGTTAAAATTCCAAATCTTTCATCTGTTTTAAAATATACTTCACTTATAATTATAGCAGGTTCCGTTGCTAATGTTATTTTGGAAGTGGATAAGTTTATGTTGAATAGATATGTAGCTATTGAATATGTAGCTTACTATGGTGTGGCTATATATATTGCGTCCGTAATTGGTGTGCCCAGCCGCTCTATGCATCAGATAATTAGTCCGCTAACGGCTAAATTTTTGAATGAAAGAAATAGAACAGAGTTGGATAAATTATACAAAAAAAGCTCGTTGAGTTTATTTATAATTAGTGGATTTATTTTCCTGCTTATTATCTTAAATATTAATGAATTATACAATTTCATTAATGAAAACTATGCGGATGGGATTCTGGTTGTTTTTATAATAAGTCTCTCTAAACTAACCGATAGTTTATTAGGGAATAACAATGCTATTTTATTTAATAGTGATTATTACCGAATGGTTCTTGTTTTGGGTGTATTTTTAGCTGTACTAACCGTTCTTTTAAACATGGTGTTTATTCCTATATATGGCATAAATGGCGCTGCTTTTGCAACTTTTTTAGCTATATTATTGTACAATATTGCAAAACTATGGTTTGTAAATGTTAAATTGAAAATGCAACCATTTACCTGGAATACCGTTAAAGTTTTAGTTCTCTTACTTGTGAGTCTAGGTATATTTTATTTCTGGGATTTTCCATGGCACCCCATAATTAATATAGGATTAAAATCTTTATTAATAACTGCCTTTTATGGAACGGTTGTTTATACTATGCATTTTTCTGAAGATATTACCCAGCTCATCAATAACATCATCAAACGTATTAAAAGAGAAAATCCCACGATGTAG
- a CDS encoding glycosyltransferase family 4 protein: MDLNEKQTSVRKKVLIVTYYWPPAGGPGVQRWLKFVKYLPDFNIEPVVYIPENPNYPIVDDSLLSEIPDSVTIIKQPISEPYKLAGLFSKKKTTTISKGIITNDDKQTALEQALLFIRGNFFIPDARKRWVKPSVAYLSSYIKAEGIDTIITTGPPHSLHLIGLELKRKLHLTWLADFRDPWTTIGYHKQLKLTKGAENKHKKLEQDVLRTANRIIVTSYVTKAEFEEKTNQPISVITNGYDVNHVAKSELDAQFTLAHIGSLLSKRNPEILWQALSDLIAEKPNFATDFKLNLVGFVSEDVLQSIDSHGLSHYINEVGYVSHEEAVRFQKNSQVLLLIEIDSPDTRCIIPGKLFEYMVSERPTIAIGPAGSDVASILKQTNTGSYFKYDDYNALKMQIELHYDSFKRGSLQAHGIGLQKYSRKALTKSLSELF; this comes from the coding sequence ATGGATTTAAACGAAAAACAGACTAGTGTGCGCAAAAAGGTTCTTATCGTTACATACTATTGGCCACCAGCAGGAGGTCCAGGTGTGCAGCGTTGGTTAAAATTTGTAAAATACTTACCAGATTTTAATATAGAGCCTGTAGTATATATTCCAGAAAATCCTAATTATCCCATTGTTGATGATAGCTTACTATCCGAAATTCCTGATTCGGTAACCATCATTAAACAACCTATTTCAGAACCTTATAAATTAGCTGGTTTGTTTTCAAAAAAGAAAACAACAACAATCAGCAAAGGCATTATTACCAATGATGATAAACAAACAGCTTTAGAGCAAGCTTTACTTTTTATTCGCGGTAATTTCTTTATTCCAGATGCGCGGAAGCGTTGGGTGAAACCTTCTGTAGCCTATTTATCTAGTTATATTAAAGCAGAAGGGATAGACACCATTATAACAACAGGTCCACCACATAGTTTACATTTAATTGGTTTGGAACTAAAAAGGAAACTACACTTAACTTGGCTAGCGGACTTCCGAGATCCTTGGACAACCATTGGCTACCATAAACAATTAAAGCTTACTAAAGGTGCTGAAAACAAGCATAAGAAATTAGAGCAAGATGTTTTAAGAACTGCCAATCGCATAATAGTAACAAGTTATGTTACCAAAGCAGAATTTGAAGAAAAAACAAACCAGCCAATTTCGGTAATTACAAATGGCTATGATGTTAATCATGTAGCCAAATCTGAATTGGATGCGCAATTTACATTGGCGCATATTGGTTCCTTACTATCCAAACGAAATCCGGAAATATTATGGCAGGCCTTAAGCGATTTGATTGCTGAAAAACCAAATTTCGCAACAGACTTCAAATTGAATTTAGTCGGTTTTGTGAGTGAAGATGTGTTGCAATCTATAGATTCGCATGGCTTAAGTCATTATATAAATGAAGTTGGTTATGTATCACATGAAGAAGCAGTTAGATTTCAAAAAAACTCACAAGTATTGTTGTTAATTGAAATAGATTCGCCGGATACACGTTGTATAATTCCTGGGAAACTATTTGAATATATGGTTTCCGAAAGACCTACAATTGCAATAGGTCCTGCAGGATCAGACGTAGCATCTATTTTAAAACAAACGAATACAGGTAGCTATTTTAAATATGATGATTATAACGCTTTAAAGATGCAAATAGAATTGCATTATGATTCGTTTAAAAGAGGAAGTTTACAAGCGCATGGAATTGGATTACAAAAATATAGTAGAAAAGCATTAACCAAATCATTATCCGAATTATTTTAA
- a CDS encoding YfhO family protein, producing MQFSIKKCLPHILVLVGFICISLAYFSPVLKGKEIYQSDIKQYIGMSKQQKDFKADTGDETYWTNSAFGGMPTYQLGAKYPHNYIKQLDLTLRFLPRPADYLFLYFIGFYILLLTLKVDFKLAALGALAFGFSTYLIIILGVGHNSKAHAIAYMPLVLSGIILTFRKQYIAGFLLTAVAMALELVANHFQMTFYLMFLVLVIGISYLVDAYKKKMLPHYFKSVGILVAAVILAIGLNATNILATQEYAAESTRSQSDLTINPDGSPKEVTTGLDKAYITEYSYGLLETFNLYIPRFLGGGSYEDVGKDSATYDFYLTLGATPLQAMQEVKQTPTYWGDQTIVEAPAYVGAVVIFLFVLALFLVKGRLKWWLVGGTVLSLLLSYGKNLRFLTDFFIDFVPMYNKFRAVSSIQVILELCIPILAIFGLVRLFNPLEKQEEKLNALKYTAMITAGLAVVFLLFKSSLFNFVGANDGVYRQNYGPQFIDAVIKDRKAFFTQDTLRTLILVLLSAGTIFMFIKEKLSEKIVIFIFAGLIVFDLVGVDRRYVNNDNFVSSVQVNKPYQANAADLAILKDPEHFRVLDLTSGGARASYFHNSISGYHAAKLKRFNELYDFHISQNNINVLNMLNAKYIIAQDDDDNIFPYTNTDANGNAWFIRSLEQVNDPNFEILKLDSLNTKQIAITSMKGLESKTFPIDSSAKIQVEIYKPNYIKYQSESAVDGFAVFSEIYYNHGWNAYIDGELMPYTRVNYVLRAMNIPAGKHTIEFKFEPEVIQTGSTIALASSVVFALLCLGGLFYGFKRKTD from the coding sequence ATGCAATTTTCAATAAAAAAATGCCTGCCTCATATTCTTGTTTTAGTAGGCTTTATTTGTATTTCATTAGCTTATTTTAGTCCTGTTTTAAAAGGTAAAGAAATTTACCAAAGCGATATAAAGCAGTATATTGGTATGTCCAAACAGCAAAAGGACTTTAAAGCAGACACTGGAGACGAAACATATTGGACTAATAGTGCTTTTGGTGGTATGCCAACGTATCAATTAGGTGCAAAATATCCTCATAACTACATTAAACAGCTCGATTTAACCTTACGCTTTTTACCCAGACCAGCCGATTACTTATTTCTCTACTTTATAGGGTTTTACATATTGTTATTGACATTAAAGGTCGACTTCAAATTAGCGGCTTTAGGTGCCTTGGCTTTTGGTTTTTCTACCTATTTAATTATCATATTAGGAGTGGGCCATAATAGTAAAGCACACGCTATTGCCTACATGCCTTTAGTTTTAAGCGGCATCATTCTCACATTTCGGAAACAATACATTGCAGGGTTTTTATTAACTGCTGTTGCTATGGCTTTAGAGTTGGTAGCCAATCACTTTCAAATGACCTTTTATTTGATGTTTTTAGTGCTGGTAATTGGTATTTCATATTTGGTAGATGCGTATAAGAAAAAAATGTTACCTCATTATTTTAAATCTGTGGGCATCTTGGTAGCTGCTGTGATTTTGGCTATTGGATTAAATGCTACCAATATCCTTGCTACCCAAGAATATGCGGCAGAAAGTACGCGTAGTCAAAGTGATTTAACCATTAATCCTGATGGTTCGCCTAAAGAAGTTACAACTGGTTTAGATAAAGCTTACATAACAGAATACAGCTACGGACTTTTAGAAACTTTTAATTTATATATTCCTCGATTTTTAGGTGGTGGAAGTTATGAAGACGTCGGGAAAGATTCCGCTACTTATGATTTTTACCTTACTCTTGGTGCCACGCCACTTCAGGCTATGCAAGAAGTTAAACAAACGCCAACATATTGGGGAGATCAAACCATAGTTGAAGCACCAGCATATGTTGGAGCAGTGGTTATATTTTTGTTTGTTCTGGCCTTGTTTTTAGTGAAAGGCCGCTTGAAATGGTGGTTAGTTGGCGGAACCGTATTATCACTATTATTATCCTATGGGAAGAATCTCAGGTTTTTAACCGATTTCTTTATTGATTTTGTACCTATGTATAATAAGTTTAGAGCAGTAAGTTCTATTCAAGTTATTTTAGAATTGTGTATTCCAATATTAGCTATTTTCGGGTTGGTACGGTTATTTAATCCACTTGAAAAACAAGAAGAAAAGCTAAATGCTTTAAAATATACGGCTATGATTACTGCGGGATTAGCTGTGGTATTTTTACTCTTTAAATCGTCTTTATTTAATTTTGTTGGTGCTAATGATGGGGTGTACCGTCAGAATTATGGCCCTCAATTTATTGATGCTGTTATAAAAGACCGAAAAGCATTTTTTACACAAGACACCTTACGAACCTTAATTTTAGTGCTACTTTCAGCAGGAACGATTTTTATGTTTATTAAGGAGAAACTATCTGAAAAAATAGTCATATTCATTTTTGCAGGTTTAATAGTTTTCGATTTGGTTGGAGTAGATAGACGCTATGTAAATAATGATAATTTTGTTTCATCCGTTCAAGTAAACAAGCCGTATCAAGCTAATGCTGCGGATTTAGCGATTTTGAAAGACCCTGAACATTTTAGAGTTTTAGATTTAACATCAGGTGGCGCAAGAGCGTCGTATTTCCATAATTCAATTTCAGGCTACCACGCTGCAAAGTTGAAGCGTTTTAATGAGTTGTATGATTTTCATATTTCGCAAAACAACATTAATGTGTTGAATATGCTAAATGCCAAGTATATTATAGCGCAAGATGATGATGATAATATATTCCCATACACAAATACGGATGCCAATGGAAACGCTTGGTTTATTCGCAGTTTAGAACAGGTTAATGATCCGAATTTTGAAATATTAAAGCTTGATAGTTTAAATACGAAGCAAATTGCAATTACCTCGATGAAAGGATTAGAAAGCAAAACATTTCCTATAGATTCATCGGCAAAGATCCAAGTAGAAATATATAAACCAAACTATATTAAATACCAATCGGAATCCGCTGTAGATGGTTTTGCTGTGTTTTCTGAAATATATTATAATCATGGTTGGAATGCCTATATAGATGGCGAATTAATGCCATATACACGTGTTAATTATGTACTACGCGCCATGAATATTCCGGCCGGAAAACATACAATTGAATTTAAGTTTGAACCAGAAGTAATACAAACAGGTAGCACTATTGCTTTAGCAAGTTCTGTTGTTTTTGCATTATTATGTTTAGGTGGCTTGTTTTATGGATTTAAACGAAAAACAGACTAG
- a CDS encoding DUF4834 family protein — protein MLQHASFMGLIKTILIILLVWYGMKILSRLFAPALMRYVAKKAEAKFGQQFNQRQPQEPTKKEGETVIDKVPQSNTSNKNVGEYVDYEEID, from the coding sequence ATGCTTCAACACGCATCATTTATGGGCTTAATTAAAACAATTTTAATCATATTATTAGTTTGGTACGGGATGAAAATTTTATCGCGTTTGTTTGCACCTGCATTAATGCGCTATGTAGCTAAAAAAGCGGAAGCAAAATTCGGACAACAATTTAATCAGAGACAACCGCAAGAACCTACTAAAAAGGAAGGTGAAACGGTTATTGATAAAGTTCCTCAATCAAATACTTCAAATAAAAACGTTGGCGAATATGTAGATTACGAAGAAATTGATTAA
- a CDS encoding transporter encodes MKSIKAYLFLLVSFTTGYSYAQYTEVINSNRPGVSRSAFSVGTNVVQFEVGPYILNENHNLLNREDKSFGADFAVRYGFLFPQLEVNVEGTFQSTNRSYSGIVTNDETFSNFKTLTVGAKYLVYDPYKNAGEEKPNLRSWKANNKFKWKQLIPAVAVYAGANFDAKDNPFTAAGVEGFSPKVMVGTQNNFSSGWVFVTNFILDRIGTDQSDFSFILTLTKSITDQWVLFGETQGISSDFYADNLIRFGGAYLWSKNFQLDTALTFNTKDTPTVFGVTIGASYRLDFHKDKEGKDGTSADEELERRENKARGKNKNKREKEDTDFDEGLN; translated from the coding sequence ATGAAATCAATTAAAGCCTATTTATTTCTACTTGTTTCGTTTACAACAGGTTATTCGTACGCGCAATATACCGAAGTTATAAATTCCAACAGACCTGGTGTTTCAAGAAGTGCATTTTCCGTAGGAACTAATGTGGTTCAGTTTGAAGTTGGCCCTTATATTTTAAATGAAAACCACAACCTTTTAAACCGAGAAGACAAAAGCTTTGGTGCTGATTTTGCCGTTCGCTATGGCTTTTTATTCCCACAGTTAGAAGTTAATGTGGAAGGGACCTTTCAATCTACTAACAGAAGTTATTCAGGTATTGTTACTAACGACGAAACCTTTAGCAATTTTAAAACACTAACGGTTGGTGCTAAATATTTGGTATACGATCCATATAAAAATGCCGGTGAAGAGAAACCAAATTTAAGAAGTTGGAAGGCTAATAATAAATTCAAATGGAAGCAATTAATTCCAGCGGTTGCCGTTTATGCAGGTGCCAATTTTGATGCTAAAGACAATCCGTTTACTGCTGCAGGTGTAGAAGGCTTTAGTCCAAAAGTTATGGTGGGAACGCAAAACAACTTTTCAAGCGGATGGGTATTTGTTACCAATTTTATTTTAGATAGAATAGGAACAGATCAGTCTGATTTCTCATTTATTTTAACCCTAACCAAATCTATAACAGACCAATGGGTTCTATTTGGTGAAACGCAAGGAATAAGTAGTGATTTTTATGCAGATAATTTAATTCGTTTTGGTGGAGCTTATTTATGGAGTAAAAATTTCCAACTTGATACCGCTTTAACTTTTAATACAAAAGACACGCCTACTGTATTTGGCGTTACTATTGGCGCATCCTACCGATTAGATTTTCATAAAGACAAAGAAGGAAAAGACGGTACATCAGCCGATGAAGAGTTAGAGCGTCGAGAGAATAAAGCGCGAGGTAAAAATAAAAACAAACGCGAAAAAGAAGATACTGATTTTGATGAAGGTTTAAATTAG
- a CDS encoding GTP cyclohydrolase: MIQLHEVKNKKELKRFVTFPFSLYKDSKYWVPPIISDEVGTLSADKNPAFLHADARFFLAYKNNEIVGRIATIVNWTEVNEQKVKKMRFGWFDIIDDIEVSKVLLDKVAEIGKQHNLDYMEGPVGFSNLDKNGALTEGFDHIGTMATWYNHPYYIDHFNQLGFETEKEYIESKFAFKNLPIERFVRANDIILKRFKLKAGSYTKTNEIIPHLDSMFDLFNQSYSKLSSFVPISNPQRDYFKKKFINFINPEYIKFVFDEHDKMVAFAIVLPSFSEALQEAKGKLFPFGFLKLLKAKKSSKTALFYLIGVDEQYQNKGVTAIIFNEFHKSFTKFGVETCIRLPELADNHASHQIWKDFDTKIIKRRKTFRKAL, translated from the coding sequence ATGATACAATTACACGAGGTAAAAAACAAAAAAGAGTTAAAACGTTTCGTAACATTTCCATTTTCATTATACAAAGATTCAAAATATTGGGTGCCTCCCATTATATCTGATGAAGTTGGTACATTAAGTGCCGATAAAAACCCAGCCTTTCTTCATGCAGATGCGCGCTTTTTTTTAGCTTATAAAAATAATGAAATTGTTGGTCGTATAGCCACTATTGTGAATTGGACAGAAGTCAACGAACAGAAAGTTAAAAAAATGCGTTTCGGTTGGTTTGATATTATTGATGATATTGAAGTATCCAAGGTCTTATTAGATAAAGTGGCCGAAATAGGCAAACAGCATAATCTTGATTATATGGAAGGACCTGTTGGTTTTTCTAATTTAGATAAAAATGGTGCCTTAACCGAAGGTTTTGATCATATTGGAACTATGGCAACTTGGTATAACCATCCCTATTATATTGATCATTTTAATCAATTGGGTTTTGAAACGGAAAAAGAATACATAGAAAGTAAATTCGCTTTTAAAAATTTACCAATAGAACGTTTTGTTAGAGCAAACGACATCATTTTAAAGCGTTTTAAATTAAAAGCTGGCAGTTACACGAAAACCAATGAAATAATACCACACCTAGATAGTATGTTTGATTTGTTTAATCAATCCTATTCTAAACTATCATCATTTGTTCCAATTTCTAATCCACAGCGCGATTATTTTAAAAAGAAATTTATCAACTTTATCAATCCCGAATATATAAAATTTGTATTTGATGAACATGATAAAATGGTAGCCTTCGCCATCGTTTTACCATCATTTTCGGAAGCTTTACAAGAAGCAAAAGGTAAATTATTTCCATTTGGATTTTTGAAACTATTAAAAGCGAAAAAATCCAGTAAAACAGCTTTGTTCTATTTAATTGGAGTGGATGAGCAGTATCAAAATAAAGGTGTAACGGCTATTATTTTTAATGAATTTCATAAATCGTTTACAAAATTTGGCGTTGAAACTTGTATCCGACTGCCGGAATTAGCGGATAATCATGCATCACATCAAATATGGAAAGATTTTGACACCAAGATTATTAAACGACGAAAGACTTTTAGGAAAGCATTATAA
- a CDS encoding aminotransferase class I/II-fold pyridoxal phosphate-dependent enzyme, with the protein MRDLFDKIYRDKGPLGKWASHAEGYFVFPKLEGEISNRMKFRGKEVVTWSINDYLGLANHPEVRKVDAEAGAAYGSAYPMGARMMSGHTELHETLQNELAAFVDKEAAYLLNFGYQGMVSTIDALVSKDDIIVYDVDAHACIIDGVRLHMGKRFTYKHNDVESLEKNLERATKMAEQTGGGILVISEGVFGMRGEQGRLKEIVELKKKYNFRFFVDDAHGFGTLGATGAGAGEEQGVQDGIDVYFATFAKSMASTGAFIAADKEIIDYLKYNLRSQMFAKSLQMQLVVGALKRLDMLRTMPELKQNLWKIVDALQSGLKERGFDIGTTQSCVTPVYLKGSIPEAMALVKDLRENYGIFCSIVVYPVIPKGLILLRMIPTATHTLEDVRVTLDAFDAIRTRLENGTYKRLSAAVTAAMEK; encoded by the coding sequence ATGAGAGATTTATTTGATAAAATATACAGAGATAAAGGGCCTCTAGGAAAATGGGCTTCCCATGCCGAAGGTTATTTCGTATTCCCAAAATTAGAAGGTGAAATTTCTAATCGTATGAAATTCCGAGGAAAAGAAGTGGTAACATGGAGTATAAACGATTATTTAGGTTTAGCTAACCACCCAGAAGTTCGTAAAGTAGATGCTGAAGCTGGTGCAGCTTATGGTTCTGCATATCCAATGGGTGCACGTATGATGTCCGGTCACACGGAACTTCATGAAACACTACAAAATGAATTAGCAGCTTTTGTTGATAAAGAAGCGGCTTACTTATTAAATTTTGGGTACCAAGGAATGGTATCAACTATTGATGCTTTGGTATCTAAAGATGATATAATTGTTTATGATGTGGATGCTCACGCCTGTATTATTGACGGTGTGCGCTTGCATATGGGTAAACGTTTTACATACAAGCACAATGACGTTGAAAGTTTAGAGAAAAACTTGGAGCGTGCTACTAAAATGGCAGAACAAACTGGCGGTGGAATTTTAGTGATTTCAGAAGGTGTTTTTGGTATGCGTGGTGAGCAAGGTCGTTTGAAGGAAATCGTAGAATTAAAGAAAAAATATAATTTCAGATTCTTTGTGGATGATGCACACGGATTCGGTACACTTGGTGCTACTGGAGCTGGAGCAGGTGAGGAGCAGGGCGTTCAGGATGGTATAGATGTTTATTTTGCAACCTTTGCAAAATCTATGGCAAGTACTGGTGCTTTTATTGCGGCTGATAAAGAAATTATAGATTACTTAAAATACAACTTACGTTCGCAAATGTTTGCGAAATCATTGCAAATGCAATTAGTGGTTGGTGCTTTAAAACGTTTGGACATGTTACGTACCATGCCAGAATTAAAGCAAAATCTTTGGAAAATTGTTGATGCGCTACAATCTGGATTAAAAGAACGTGGTTTTGATATTGGAACAACACAAAGTTGTGTAACACCAGTTTACCTAAAAGGAAGTATTCCGGAAGCTATGGCATTAGTAAAAGACTTGCGTGAAAACTATGGTATTTTCTGTTCTATCGTTGTATATCCAGTGATTCCTAAAGGATTAATTTTACTACGAATGATTCCAACTGCAACACATACGTTGGAAGATGTAAGAGTTACGTTGGATGCTTTTGATGCGATAAGAACCCGTTTAGAAAACGGAACCTATAAGCGTTTATCTGCTGCAGTTACTGCTGCTATGGAAAAGTAA
- a CDS encoding PLP-dependent cysteine synthase family protein produces the protein MGHKNQVYNSVLDLIGSTPLIKLNTITAPFNGNYFAKVEAFNPGHSSKDRIALYIIEQAEKQGILKPGDTIIETTSGNTGFSLAMVSIIKGYKCILAVSSKSSPDKIDMLKTMGAKVYVCPAHVAADDPRSYYEVAKRLHEETAGSIYINQYFNELNIDAHYHSTGPEIWSQTEGKITHLVACSGTGGTISGIAKYLKEQNPDIKILGVDAYGSVLKKYHETREFDEKEIYPYRIEGLGKNLIPTATEFDVIDEFVKVTDEESALTAREIAKTEGLFVGYTSGAAMQAIKQLNEENTFGENDVIVVVFPDHGSRYMSKIYSDTWMKEQGFLDTAKVKDKEGIEFI, from the coding sequence ATGGGACACAAAAATCAAGTTTACAATAGCGTGTTAGATCTTATTGGTAGCACGCCTTTAATAAAATTGAATACAATTACAGCACCTTTTAATGGTAACTATTTTGCAAAGGTAGAAGCCTTTAATCCAGGACACTCTTCCAAAGATAGAATTGCACTATACATCATTGAACAAGCTGAAAAGCAAGGTATTTTAAAACCTGGCGACACTATAATAGAAACAACCTCTGGAAACACTGGTTTTAGTTTAGCTATGGTGAGTATCATAAAAGGATATAAATGTATTTTGGCGGTGAGTTCAAAGTCGTCTCCAGATAAGATTGATATGCTAAAAACCATGGGAGCCAAAGTATACGTTTGTCCAGCACATGTAGCTGCAGACGATCCGAGATCCTATTACGAAGTTGCCAAACGTTTACATGAAGAAACAGCAGGTTCTATTTATATCAACCAATATTTTAACGAATTAAATATAGACGCCCATTACCATTCTACGGGTCCAGAAATTTGGAGTCAAACCGAAGGTAAAATCACGCATTTAGTGGCGTGTAGTGGTACCGGAGGAACTATTTCTGGAATTGCTAAATACTTAAAAGAACAAAATCCGGATATTAAAATTTTAGGCGTAGATGCCTATGGTTCTGTGTTGAAGAAATATCATGAAACACGGGAATTTGACGAGAAAGAAATCTATCCATACCGTATAGAAGGTTTAGGTAAAAACTTAATTCCAACAGCTACTGAATTTGATGTAATTGATGAATTTGTAAAAGTAACCGATGAAGAAAGTGCACTTACAGCTCGTGAAATTGCTAAAACCGAAGGTTTATTCGTAGGGTATACTTCTGGCGCAGCTATGCAAGCCATCAAACAATTAAATGAAGAAAATACATTTGGTGAAAATGATGTCATTGTTGTTGTTTTTCCAGATCACGGTTCACGTTATATGAGTAAAATATATAGCGATACATGGATGAAGGAACAAGGCTTTTTAGATACTGCCAAAGTAAAAGATAAAGAAGGCATCGAATTTATTTAA